GGCGCACGTGCTGGTGGGCCTGCCGGCGGGCCTCCTCCGGCATCAGCCCGGCCACCAGCGCGCACTCGATCTCGCTGAGGGCCGGCTGACCCGGCCGGTCGGTCAGCACCCGCAGCCCGGCGACCAGCCGCGCGATGCTCACGTCCTCCCCCAGCACCTCACAGAGCTCGCCCAGCAGCATCGTGTCCCGGTGCCGGTCCGCGCGGTCGCCACCGGTGCCCTCGCCGTACATCGACTCGACCAGCAGGTCGACCAGTTCCCGGGCGGAGAGGCCGGCGAGCAGGTCCAGATCGCGCAGGCCGGACGGGAACCCGGTGACCCGCACCGACCGTCCGGTCTGCTCGGCCAGGGTCATCAGCTCGCCACAGAGCGCCTCACCGGTGAAGTCCACCAGGGTCATCGGCCCCCGCGTGCTCAGCAACGAGCCGCCGAAGACGGTCAGCAGCGCCTCCCAGCCGTAACTGGTGCCGCCGACAACGTCGATCCGGCGGGTACCCGGCGACGGGGTGGCCGCACCCCACTCGTACATCTGCTCCAGCGCCTGCTGCTGCTGGTGCTCGAAGCCGGCGCGACGCGCGTCCCACCCCGCCCGGGCCTGCTCGTACGCCGTGCGGACCTGCCCCTGCGCGGTGGCCAGGTCCCGCTCCGCCTGGCGTTTGAGCAGCCAGACGAGCACCGCGCCACCGATCCCGCCGAACGCGGAGAGGATCATCAGGAACATCACGAACGCGCCGACCGGCTCGGCGATCGCGGTGCCGAACCGCTGGCAGCAGCCGAGCAGCACCGCCAGTCCGAGACCGACCCCCAGCGCCACCCCCATCCGGCGCATCGCCCGCTGCCCGGCGGTGGTGGCCCGGGTGACCAACTCCGGTGGGACGACTCCCGGCACCGGCGGTGGCTCCGGGAACCGTCGCCGGTAGAGGCTGGGGTCCTGGTAGATCCAGCCGAACCGCTCGCCGGGCACGGCGAGCCGGGGCAACGGGTTGTCTCGGTGCGCGATCTCGGTCATGGAGCAGGGAGCCGCCTTCCACAGTGGCACGGTCCACCATCGAATTCGCAGTTAACCAGGCACCTGCCGGATCGAGAAGACCACCGTCCGCTACCGCCGGGTACGCGGCCTAGAGTTGTCCGGTCCCCGTCACCGGTTGCGAGGAGCCGTCATGGGTAGTGCCGTAGTGGCCGTCCTCCTGCTACTGGTGGCGGTCGGGGTCGCGACCGCCTTCTCCCGTTGGCGTCGGCGGAGCGGTTCGGAGTCGTCCCGGCCCGGTAAGGCCGACCCGCGACCGGGGCGGGACAACCCGTCCCTGCCGGAGCGGTGGCGGCTCCGGTCCGCCCGCTGGCTGCGCCGGCCCGGTGAGGCGCGCCGGCCGGTGGTGCCGGAGGAGGTCAGCCTCATCTGCATCGCGTGCCAGGGGCGGGGGTGGATCGACCGGCGGGAGCGGACCCTCACCTTCACCGGCAGCGGCTTCGCCGACGTGGAGAACCCGCCCACGATGTGCGAGACCTGCGCCGGCTCCGGTCGGGTCACCCGACGCTGACCGGCAGTTCAGTCGGGTACGCGAAAGAGCCCGTCACCGGTAACCGGTGACGGGCTCTTTCCCCTGGTGGGCGATACTGGGTTTGAACCAGTGACCTCTTCCGTGTCAAGGAAGCGCGCTCCCACTGCGCCAATCGCCCTCGTCTACTGCCGAGGTGGAGACGGGATTTGAACCCGTGTACACGGCTTTGCAGGCCGTTGCCTCGCCTCTCGGCCACTCCACCGAGCTTGCCCCCGTATGCGTGGTGGCATCTCTCCGAGCGGACGACGGGATTCGAACCCGCGACCCTCACCTTGGCAAGGTGATGCGCTACCAGCTGCGCTACGTCCGCGTGCCACCGGTGTTTCCCGGTGACGGATGAGAACTCTAGCCGAGCCCGGGAACGCTTGCCAAATCGGGGGGACATCCGGCGCGTTTCACCCGGTCCGGCGGGGTGTCGTCGTCGCAGCGGGCAGAAACAGCCCGGACAGGTGCGGTGGATCACGGTGGGGCGGGGCCCACCAACCGCCAGGCTTCCTAGGAGACTGGAAAGGGTTGCCTCCGGCGCGGCGGCGATCGGGCTCCGGACGAACCGAGCGACCGGGGCCGGAAAAAGTCGACGGTGACCGCCACCAGCGGTTCGACGGCTCGCCGCCACCGGGCCGGAGCGGTAACTCCTCGTGAGCGCGTCGATAGGCTACGGTAGCCGCGTGACGAGACGTGCCGCTGAGATCCGCCTGGATGCCCTGCTGCGCACGGCGTGTGACGTGATCGTGGAACGTGGCCTGGCCAACACCCGTACGGCCGACGTGGCGCAGGCAGCCGGTGTCAGCCAGGCACTGGTCTTCTACCACTTCGCCACCAAGGATCGCCTGCTCGAGCAGGCGTTCGCGTACGCGGTCGAACAGGACCTGGCCCGCCTGGACGCGGTGGTCCGCTCCGCCGCCACGCCGCTGGCCAAGCTCAAGAAGATCCTGCGGCTCTACACACCGGCCGGGCGTTCCACCTCCTGGTCGCTCTGGATCGACGGCTGGTCCGAGTCGCTGCGCACGCCCGAGCTGGAGAAGGTCTGCCGCCGCCTGGACCTGCGCTGGCGGCAGGACCTCGCCGCGGTCATCGCGGCCGGTGTCGAGGAGGGCACCTTCGAGTGCGCCGACCCGGCCGGCGCGGCCTGGCGGATCAACGCCGTGATGGACGGGCTCGCGGTGCAGCTCGCGGTCCACCACCGGGTGATCACCCGCCGCCAGTTCGCCGACTGGATCCGCCTGGTCACCGCCCGGGAACTGGGCCTGGACCCGGCCCAGCTCGACTGAGCCCCGGCCGGCACCACCGGAACCCGC
The nucleotide sequence above comes from Micromonospora pallida. Encoded proteins:
- a CDS encoding TetR/AcrR family transcriptional regulator, which produces MTRRAAEIRLDALLRTACDVIVERGLANTRTADVAQAAGVSQALVFYHFATKDRLLEQAFAYAVEQDLARLDAVVRSAATPLAKLKKILRLYTPAGRSTSWSLWIDGWSESLRTPELEKVCRRLDLRWRQDLAAVIAAGVEEGTFECADPAGAAWRINAVMDGLAVQLAVHHRVITRRQFADWIRLVTARELGLDPAQLD